A genomic region of Brienomyrus brachyistius isolate T26 chromosome 6, BBRACH_0.4, whole genome shotgun sequence contains the following coding sequences:
- the LOC125745442 gene encoding 26S proteasome non-ATPase regulatory subunit 6-like produces the protein MPLENLEEEGLPKNPDLRIAQLKFLLTIDECRQDVKIKTELMEAIKHNSMAPYYEVICKELKWQVDPDLLNKMKKENDEVQKRLDDVLEDAEKNLGESEIRDAMMAKAEYLIRIGDKEGALTAFRKTYDKTVALGHRLDIVFYLLRIGLFYMDSDLIIMNTEKAKSLIEEGGDWDRRNRLKVYQGLYCLAIRDFKEAAELFLDTVSTFTSYELMDYKTFVTFTVYVSMIALKRPDLREKVIKGAEILEVLHSLPGVRQYLFSLYECRYSVFFQSLAAVEQEMKKNWLFAPHYRFYVREMRILAYSQLLESYRSLTLGYMAEAFGVSPEFIDQELSRFIAAGRLHCKIDKVNEIVETNRPDSKNWQYQETIKKGDLLLNRVQKLSRVINM, from the exons ATGCCGTTAGAAAATCTGGAAGAAGAGGGCTTGCCTAAAAACCCCGATCTGAGAATCGCCCAGCTCAAGTTCTTGCTTACGATTGATGAATGCAGGCAAGATGTGAAAATTAAAACGGAGCTTATGGAGGCGATCAAACATAACA GCATGGCACCTTACTACGAAGTTATCTGCAAAGAGCTGAAGTGGCAGGTGGACCCCGACCTGTTGAACAAAATGAAGAAGGAGAATGATGAGGTACAGAAGCGCCTGGACGATGTTTTGGAGGATGCCGAAAAGAACCTCGGCGAAAGTGAAATCCGGGACGCTATGATGGCCAAAGCCGAATACCTCATTCGCATTGGCGACAAG GAAGGAGCACTGACAGCATTCAGGAAGACTTATGACAAAACGGTTGCTCTGGGACATAGATTAGATATTGTTTTTTACTTGCTGAGAATTGGGCTGTTTTACATGGACAGCGATCTCATAATAATGAATACTGAAAAAGCAAAAAG TTTAATAGAGGAAGGCGGTGACTGGGACAGGAGGAACCGTTTGAAAGTATACCAGGGACTTTACTGTCTGGCCATCAGGGACTTCAAGGAGGCTGCAGAGCTCTTTCTGGACACCGTGTCCACGTTCACCTCCTATGAGCTGATGGACTACAAAACTTTTGTCACATTCACTGTGTACGTCAGCATGATAGCGCTGAAGAGACCGGACCTTCGGGAGAAG GTAATAAAGGGTGCAGAGATTTTGGAGGTGCTGCACAGTCTTCCCGGTGTACGTCAGTACCTGTTCTCTCTGTATGAGTGCAGGTATTCAGTGTTCTTTCAGTCCCTGG CTGCAGTGGAGCAGGAGATGAAGAAAAACTGGCTCTTTGCCCCTCATTACCGCTTCTACGTGCGTGAGATGCGGATCCTGGCCTACAGTCAGTTGCTGGAGTCCTACCGCTCCCTGACACTGGGTTACATGGCCGAGGCCTTTGGCGTTAGCCCGGAGTTTATTGACCA GGAACTCTCACGATTTATTGCAGCCGGTCGACTCCACTGCAAAATTGATAAAGTCAATGAGATTGTTGAGACAAACAG gcctGACAG